GATGCCCGGTCATGTGCCGCCACTGGCCAGCGTCAGCGGCGGCGTGATGGTGCGAGCTGGCCGCGCCGAAGCGGCCGTGGACCTGATGCGGCTGGCGGGGAAGAGGCCGTGCGCGGCGCTGTGCGAAATCCTTACCGAGCAGGGTGAGGCCGCGCGCGGCGCCGAGCTTGAGCAGTTTGCCGCCCATCATCGCCTGCCGGTGTGTACGGTGGAGAGCCTGGTCGCCTACCGACGTACCCATGAAGTGCTGGTTCGGCGTGTCTCGGAAGTTGATTTTGCCTTGCCGATGGGCAAGATGCGTGCCCTGGTCTATCGCAATATCGCCGACGCTCACGAGCATTTGACGCTGCTTCACGGCCGGATCCAGCCCAATCGTCCCACGCTGGTGCGGATTCACTCCGAATGCTTGACCGGCGATGTGTTCGGTTCGCGCCGCTGCGATTGCGGCGAGCAGCTCCAAGAATCGCTCGCGCGGATCTGTCAGAGCCCGGCCGGAATCCTCATCTATCTCCACCAGGAAGGGCGCGGAATTGGGCTGGGCAATAAGATTCGCGCTTACGCTTTGCAGGACCGCGGCCTGGATACGGTGGAAGCCAACCTGGAGCTAGGCTTCAAGGAGGATATGCGCGAATATGGAATTGGCGCCCAGATCCTGCGCGATCTGCAGGTCGGGCATGTCATGCTCCTGACCAATAACCCAGACAAGGTCGAGGGTTTGCGTGGCCACGGGCTGGAAGTCACCCGGGTGGCGCTGGAAGCGCCGGCGCATTCGCTCAATATCCAGTATCTGCGCACCAAACAACTCAAACTGGGACATCTGTTCTCCGATCTTAAGGTGAACTCGCGCTGAGCGCGATTTACAGCTAAGGCATCGATTTACCGCTAGGGCATCTGGGACGCCGCTTTTTGGGACTAGGTTATGGGACTGAGACGGGCAGGCCGCGAGCTGGCGCTCAAGGCGCTTTACCGCATGGATATCGTAGGCGACCGCTCGCTGCGTGAAGCCCAGGAGCTGATCGCCCAGGTTCCTGCTGATCAGCGCGCCCGCCTGTTCGCTATGGAGCTGGTCGGCGGAGTGCTCGCCGAGATGGACTACCTCGACCAGCTTTTGACTCAGGTCGTCACCAACTGGTCGCTTACCCGCCTGTCCAGAATCGATCACAACATCCTGCGCCTGGCCGGTTTCGAGCTCCTGCGCCGGGCTGATATTCCTGCGCGTGCCACCATGGACGAGGCGGTGGAGCTGGCCAAGCGCTACGGCGACCATGGCTCCAGCCAGTTCGTCAACGGTGTCATCGACGTGATGGCTGAGCGGATGGGCGTTAAACACAAAGGCGATGACAATCTTGCTGCGCTCAAGGACTGAATCGGGGCAGGGGACAGTGCCGGGGTGCCGAGAGCCTGACGGACAGTAAGAGCTGGGTTACGCGATGGCCGCGGAAAATGCATTAGCCTGCCTACATCAGCTCGAAGCCGGCAAGCAGATGCTGCCAGCAGCAATTTTGATCACGGGTCCCGAGCTATTTCTCAAGGAATATGTCCTGGAATGCTGCTGTGCGGCGTTGCGTGGCGAAGCCGCCGAGCTGCGCCGATTTCATATCGGCAACACGGCGGATCTGGGTCCGCTGCTGGAGGCAGTTGCCGCACCCAGCTTGTTTTCATCGGCTACAACCGCGGTGGCTCGAGTCCTTCGCACGCGCCGGGTCAGGGCTGATGGCAGCGAGGAGGGCGAGGAACCGGACGGGGGAGGGCGTGGCGGTAGCGATGATAGTCCGCTGATCGAAGCGATTGAAAGCGTGCGGCTGCCCTCGCGCCTGGTTTTGCTTTACGAGCGCGACAGCGTACCGGCCAAAGTAGGGCGTGCGCTCGAAGCTGGCGGCTTGACCATCGTGTGCAATCGCCCCTTTGACAGCCAGCTCGTCCAATACGCCGGCCTGTTCGCCCGTAGGCTGGGAGTGACACTGAGTTCGGCTGCGCTTGAGCTGATAGTGCTCAAGTACGGCGCTAACCTGCTGGAAATGCACAATGCACTGGCCTTGGCCGCGCTGGTCAAGACTATCCAACCACCCGAGCAGTTTGTGCGTACCCTGGACGCTGACTCCCGCCTGGGCGGCGAACTTTTCGCGCTATCCCAGAGCCTTGCCGGCCAATACCCACAGCTTGCCTTTGCGCTCTTGGACGGGGCTCTCGAGCTGGGACGCAATGCCAACGAACTACTGGCGGTGGAGATCATTCCTGCCCTGCGCCGGATGGTGACGGCAGCCCACTTAGCAGAGCAGCGTCGCTCGCCGCTCGATCTGGCGGTCGCGCTTAAACTACCTCCGCGCAGCCCGATGGTCGGGGTCGCGATGGACGCAGCCAAGCGTTTTGGCAAAAACCATCTCAACGCGGTCTATCAGGCTGCGGTAGAATTGGATCGCACCATGAAGGACGGCACCATCCGCGACCGCGAGGCCGCCCTCTCGGGGCTGCTATTGGCTCTGCTCACCCAGGATGGAACACAGCGCCGCGCGAGCAGCGGTTGAGTGGCGCAAGCGGGCAGGGGAGGGGTGGTTTAGCTGGGGGCCGAGGCCTTAGCCGCTTGGCGCGACAGACGGGCGATTTTACGGGAGACGGTGTTGCGATGCATTACGCCTTTGCTGGCCGCTTTACCCAACTCTTTTACGGCGCTTCGCAAGGGGGTTGGGTCAGTGCTCACCGTTCCGCTCTTGATCGCTTCGGTGACCCGCTTGATCGCGGTGTGAACCTGCGCCTTGATCGCACGATTGCGCAACCGGCGCTTGAGGTTCTGACGATGGCGTTTAATCGCTGATGGATGAACGGGTACGTGTGGCATAACCGGGCTGAAAACTACCAAGTATTAGGAATGTAGTCAACGCCTCTAAGCTTCGACCCCGGACGGCGCGTGCGGCCAAAAGGCAACATTCGTGGCGTTACTGCAACGTAGGAAGTTGGGAGCCCGCCGAACTATTGGCCAGGGACATTGGATGCGTACACGACTTGCGTCGTAAGCTGGGGGCCAGAGCTATCCGGGAAGATCCAGCCACAAATGGTCGGTTGCGCAGCAAAAAGCATCAAAATGGTAAAAATAGCAACAAGGATTTGATGCTTCAGAAGCTGAGCCGCCAACCAAGCTCGAAGATTCTTACCCGTGCTTTTATCAGCCATTTTGCCAACCTCGCCACGCGCTCTGGTGGTGACTGGAGCATTTAGCGTGCCAGCTAGTTGCGTCCTCTCGGTGGTCAGTGCGTATGGGTGGTCAAATTGAGACGCTCGTAACCGAGGGGTCGCGCAAGGCTAACGGCCTTTGGCGCGTCTCCAGGCGGCGTCGATTTCCTGCGGTGTCAGATCGCTTAGGGTACGGCCACTGGCTTGGATTTCGTTTTCCAGCGCGGTGAAGCGCCCCACGAACTTATCGCAGGCCTGCCGCAGGACATCCTCCGCGCTGGCATCCACAAAACGCGGGGCATTGGCCAGCGCTAGCAGCGCATCACCCAGCTCCAGCGCCGCAGCGGCCTGCTGGCCGCGATCTAGGGCCTCTTCGACCTCGGCCAACTCCTCGCGAACCTTGCCCAATACGGCGCGAAGGTCAGCCCAGTCCATCCCGGCGGCGCGAGCGCGTGCACCCAGTTTCTCGGCACGCAGCAAGGCCGGGAGCGCGCGGGGAATCAAGTCGAGGGTGGCGGGAGCGGCCGCCACGCGCCGTTCCTGCCGCTTTATCTCCTCCCAGCGCTGCGCGACCTCTTGCGCGTCGCGCGCGGGCGCATTGGCAAAGACATGGGGATGACGGCGGATCAGTTTGTCAGCGCCTTGGCGAATGATTCGGGTCAAATCGAAGACGCCGCTTTCAGCCGCGATAGTTGCATGCAACACAATCTGCAACAGCAGATCGCCCAACTCGT
Above is a genomic segment from Candidatus Binataceae bacterium containing:
- the mazG gene encoding nucleoside triphosphate pyrophosphohydrolase → MVDSDDDVALAQQFMRFVGIVRELRRSCPWDRVQTADSLRRYLLEEAYEAVAAIEMGDRSGLADELGDLLLQIVLHATIAAESGVFDLTRIIRQGADKLIRRHPHVFANAPARDAQEVAQRWEEIKRQERRVAAAPATLDLIPRALPALLRAEKLGARARAAGMDWADLRAVLGKVREELAEVEEALDRGQQAAAALELGDALLALANAPRFVDASAEDVLRQACDKFVGRFTALENEIQASGRTLSDLTPQEIDAAWRRAKGR
- the rpsT gene encoding 30S ribosomal protein S20 translates to MPHVPVHPSAIKRHRQNLKRRLRNRAIKAQVHTAIKRVTEAIKSGTVSTDPTPLRSAVKELGKAASKGVMHRNTVSRKIARLSRQAAKASAPS
- the nusB gene encoding transcription antitermination factor NusB, coding for MGLRRAGRELALKALYRMDIVGDRSLREAQELIAQVPADQRARLFAMELVGGVLAEMDYLDQLLTQVVTNWSLTRLSRIDHNILRLAGFELLRRADIPARATMDEAVELAKRYGDHGSSQFVNGVIDVMAERMGVKHKGDDNLAALKD
- the ribA gene encoding GTP cyclohydrolase II, encoding MTLQDSLKRLAAGQMVILVGPLGEADLVAAAETITPELVNFMVTHARGIVAAALPEDRLRELGIPLLSGRRGDLRETPAVGASVEARHGVSTGISASDRALTLRALASPTSRPQDFMMPGHVPPLASVSGGVMVRAGRAEAAVDLMRLAGKRPCAALCEILTEQGEAARGAELEQFAAHHRLPVCTVESLVAYRRTHEVLVRRVSEVDFALPMGKMRALVYRNIADAHEHLTLLHGRIQPNRPTLVRIHSECLTGDVFGSRRCDCGEQLQESLARICQSPAGILIYLHQEGRGIGLGNKIRAYALQDRGLDTVEANLELGFKEDMREYGIGAQILRDLQVGHVMLLTNNPDKVEGLRGHGLEVTRVALEAPAHSLNIQYLRTKQLKLGHLFSDLKVNSR